One stretch of Diabrotica undecimpunctata isolate CICGRU chromosome 5, icDiaUnde3, whole genome shotgun sequence DNA includes these proteins:
- the LOC140441714 gene encoding uncharacterized protein: MEISQVSEKSCKIETPNHDLADGPLDTIKIEIMEEPKTESAQDTFGYLDLKELSVKTEIEPDEHKFPLFEEKPANEESFLQEEYKMQIVQTLTKPSYQKGNYDMSECGEGKTLNKNIKVQTEECQICFKLICPTDIKNHLTTHTGEKSNKCEICFKQFSTISGLKRHMRLHTGEKPYKCEICSKQFSVAHHLKDHIKTHTGEKPYKCTICFKQFSRTETLKNHLLTHTEDRPYKCHICCKQFFHTRALNDHLLAHTGEKPYKCKICLKQFSGTSTLKKHFLTHTGERPHKCHICFKQFTQTGTLKNHLRTHTGEQPYKCQICFQRFSLLSNLKKHLMTHTGEKPYKCDFCFKQFSQAVSLNRHLRVHTGEKPYKCEICFKQFSETESLKRHLRVHTGEKPYKCEICFKQFTKARNLKTHLRVHTGEKPYKCDTCLKQLSNAQNLKKHLRTHSGEKPYKCQICFQRFSQQSNMKIHLRLHTGEKPYECNTCSKQFTHKKSLDIHTKVHTEEKLYKCEICFKQFAHKNSLDKHTKVHTRENLYKCEICFKQFSKPSYLKIHMRVHTGEKPYQCEICFKGFSHQSNLKRHVMIHTGKTSPSLLF; encoded by the exons ATGGAAATATCGCAAGTTAGTGAAAAATCTTGTAAAATCGAAACACCAAATCATGATCTGGCTGATGGCCCTCTGGATAccattaaaattgaaattatggAAGAACCCAAGACAGAAAGTGCACAGGATACATTTGGTTATTTAGATTTAAAAGAATTATCTGTAAAAACTGAAATTGAACCAGATGAACATAAATTTCCACTATTTGAAGAAAAACCAGCAAATGAAGAAA gtTTCCTCCAAGAGGAGTACAAAATGCAAATTGTGCAAACATTAACTAAACCTTCATATCAAAAAGGAAACTACGATATGAGCGAATGCGGCGAgggaaaaacattaaataaaaatatcaaagttcAGACCGAAGAATGTCAAATTTGTTTCAAGCTGATCTGTCCAACAGACATTAAAAATCATTTGACTACACACACCGGAGAAAAATCgaacaagtgtgaaatttgttttaagcaatttagtacAATATCTGGCTTGAAACGACATATGCggttgcacactggagaaaaaccttacaagtgcgaaatttgttctaagcagtTTAGTGTAGCACACCATTTGAAAGATCATATAAAAACgcacactggtgaaaaaccttacaagtgcacaatttgttttaagcaattttcaagaactgagacattgaaaaatcatTTGCTAACGCATACTGAAGACAGACCCTACAAGTGTCACATTTGTTGTAAGCAGTTTTTTCACACACGAGCATTGAATGATCATTTGCTagcgcacactggagaaaaaccttataagtgtaaaatttgtttgaaGCAATTTTCTGGAACTAgtacgttgaaaaagcattttcTAACGCATACTGGAGAAAGACCTCACAAGTGTcacatttgttttaagcagtttactcaaaCAGGAACTTTGAAAAATCATTTGCGAACACACACTGGAGAACAGCCGTACAAATGCCAAATTTGTTTTCAGCGGTTTTCGCTgctaagtaatttaaaaaaacatttgatgacgcacactggagaaaaaccttataagtgtgacttttgttttaagcaatttagtcaagcagTTAGTTTGAAtagacatttgagagtgcacactggagaaaaaccttataagtgtgaaatttgttttaagcaatttagtgaaaCAGAaagtttgaaaaggcatttgagagttcacactggagaaaaaccttacaagtgtgaaatttgttttaagcagtttaccaaagcaagaaatttgaaaacacatttgagagtgcacacaggcgaaaaaccttacaagtgtgatacTTGTTTAAAACAGTTAAGTAATGCACAaaatttgaaaaagcatttgcgaACGCATTCTGGAGAAAAGCCATACAAGTGCCAAATTTGTTTTCAGCGGTTTTCACAGCAAAGTAAtatgaaaatacatttgagattgcatactggagaaaaaccttacgagTGTAATACTTGTTCTAAGCAGTTCACTCATAAAAAATCTTTGGATATACATACTAAAGTTCACACTGAAGAAAAactttacaagtgtgaaatttgttttaagcagttcgCTCATAAAAATTCTTTGGATAAACATACGAAAGTTCATACTAGAGAAAAcctttacaagtgtgaaatttgttttaagcagtttagtaaaccaagttatttgaaaatacatatgagagtgcacactggagaaaagccttaccagtgtgaaatttgttttaaaggtttttctcatcaaagtaatttaaaaagacATGTAATGATTCACACTGGGAAAACTTCCCCAtctttgttgttttaa
- the mRpS18A gene encoding small ribosomal subunit protein bS18, which produces MNLLLKQIKNIRLDLNCNIKNFSVFPVLRLKEIQEIQNDKELIISAKHVPSGREPYLLKNDHPTACSVCASGLDIKHTDVLILSQFVRTDGCMLPKRITGLCTRSQKRIATLVAMAQKSGLMPNLTPSYSHKDPKKRYRWKRYNKYFDESTIKIK; this is translated from the exons atgaatttattgttaaagcaaataaaaaatattcgaCTAGATCTTAATTGTAACATAAAAAACTTTAGTGTATTTCCTGTCCTAAGATTAAAAGAAA tacaAGAAATTCAGAATGATAAAGAATTAATTATCTCTGCAAAACATGTACCTTCGGGAAGAGAACCTTATCTATTGAAAAATGATCACCCAACTGCATGCTCAGTTTGTGCCTCTGGTTTAGACATAAAGCATACAGATGTTTTAATTTTAAGTCAATTTGTAAGAACAGATGGATGCATGCTACCAAAAAGAATCACAGGATTATGTACAAGATCACAGAAACGCATTGCAACATTGGTAGCTATGGCTCAAAAATCAG GATTAATGCCAAACTTAACACCAAGTTATAGCCATAAAGATCCCAAAAAAAGATACAGATGGAAAAGATATAATAAGTATTTTGATGAGAGTaccattaaaataaaatga